One window of Botrimarina mediterranea genomic DNA carries:
- a CDS encoding glutamate--tRNA ligase family protein, producing the protein MPTTRLAPSPTGALHLGNARTFLVNWAIARQRGWRVLLRIEDLDGPRIKAGATEAAIDILQWLGMDWDEGPIYQSSDLMPYGTALTKLIEAGEAYPCRCTRTQILAASLSAPNAGDHELRYPGTCRPTKSDAKGALWEGSPDPDDAAHPATARSAKPGSRDPSQKSLHDPSVAWRLIAPDEERAFNDAFLGPQRFNPQLEVGDYLVATKGGQPSYQLAVVVDDARQGVTHVVRGADLAPSTARQLLLYERLKLGAPPQYLHLPIVIGEDGRRLAKRHGDTRLSHYRDLGTTPERVVGLLAEWSGIGPRSEMTAKEFAQRFDLSRLSHEQVVFTTADDAWLTEKS; encoded by the coding sequence ATGCCAACCACCCGACTCGCCCCGTCGCCGACCGGCGCCCTCCACTTGGGGAACGCGCGGACGTTCTTGGTGAACTGGGCCATCGCGCGGCAGCGTGGTTGGCGTGTGCTGCTGCGGATTGAGGACCTCGACGGGCCGCGCATCAAAGCGGGCGCCACCGAAGCGGCGATCGATATCTTGCAGTGGCTCGGCATGGATTGGGACGAGGGCCCGATCTACCAATCATCCGACCTCATGCCGTACGGGACCGCGCTCACCAAGCTCATTGAAGCGGGCGAGGCGTATCCGTGCCGTTGCACACGCACCCAGATACTGGCGGCCAGCCTCAGCGCCCCCAACGCGGGCGACCACGAGCTGCGTTATCCGGGAACATGCCGGCCCACAAAATCAGACGCCAAAGGCGCTCTGTGGGAGGGGTCTCCCGACCCCGATGACGCGGCCCATCCCGCAACGGCCCGCAGCGCGAAACCGGGGTCGAGAGACCCCTCCCAAAAAAGTCTCCACGACCCCAGCGTCGCCTGGCGCCTCATCGCACCTGACGAAGAGAGAGCGTTCAACGACGCCTTCCTCGGCCCGCAGCGGTTCAACCCGCAACTTGAGGTCGGTGATTACCTGGTCGCCACCAAAGGGGGCCAGCCCAGCTACCAGCTCGCCGTCGTCGTCGATGACGCGCGGCAAGGCGTCACGCACGTCGTCCGCGGCGCCGACCTGGCGCCAAGCACCGCGCGACAGCTTTTGCTCTACGAACGTCTCAAGCTCGGCGCGCCACCTCAGTACCTGCACCTCCCAATCGTCATCGGCGAAGACGGCCGCCGCCTCGCCAAACGCCACGGCGATACGCGACTGTCACACTACCGCGACCTCGGAACCACGCCCGAACGAGTCGTCGGTTTGCTTGCCGAATGGAGCGGCATCGGTCCACGTAGCGAGATGACTGCCAAAGAGTTCGCGCAGCGCTTCGACCTTTCACGCCTGTCGCACGAGCAAGTCGTCTTCACAACCGCCGACGATGCTTGGCTGACGGAAAAGAGTTAA
- a CDS encoding acyltransferase family protein, with amino-acid sequence MENVSPAVSVPTSTPQRLESLDVYRGLTMLLLAFTVPNWGWQEPIAHAHPWLRPVMDQFEHVVWRGLTLWDMIQPSFMFMVGVSLPYSYVSRKRRGASDAELWRHAAVRALLLVLLGIFLRSVGRDETHWTLEDVVSQIGLAYLPLFWLATRTPRVQVIAIVAILVVSWLLFALWPVPTNAPNVVAHFTGFWSHWNENVGPGVAIDRWLLNLPPRSEPFVINNGGYYTLNFLPSLATMALGLLAGQTLKRDRTAQAKLLWHFGWGTVLIGIGVALDLSGVCPLVKKNWTPSFTLASGGLCLWILGALYGLIDVAGVRRWAWPAGVVGRNPLAMYVMTWTLASWVLMNLTTHLGADAFAVFGETFTLLVGNLAVGLVLWLICWWMDRNKVYLRV; translated from the coding sequence ATGGAGAACGTATCGCCCGCCGTTAGTGTCCCCACCTCGACGCCGCAGCGGCTGGAGTCGCTCGACGTTTATCGCGGGCTGACGATGCTGCTGCTCGCCTTCACCGTACCCAACTGGGGATGGCAAGAACCGATTGCTCACGCTCATCCTTGGTTGCGGCCGGTGATGGATCAGTTCGAGCACGTGGTGTGGCGCGGACTGACGCTGTGGGACATGATCCAGCCGTCGTTCATGTTCATGGTCGGCGTGTCGCTGCCGTACTCGTACGTGTCCCGCAAACGCCGCGGCGCGAGCGACGCCGAACTCTGGCGCCACGCGGCAGTCCGAGCGCTGCTACTGGTGCTGCTGGGAATCTTCCTGCGATCGGTCGGCCGCGACGAGACGCACTGGACGCTGGAAGACGTGGTGTCGCAGATCGGCTTGGCATACCTGCCGCTGTTCTGGTTGGCGACTCGTACGCCGCGCGTTCAGGTGATCGCCATCGTCGCGATCCTCGTCGTGTCATGGTTGCTGTTCGCGCTTTGGCCCGTGCCGACGAATGCCCCCAACGTCGTCGCGCACTTCACCGGCTTCTGGTCGCACTGGAACGAGAACGTCGGCCCCGGGGTGGCGATCGACCGCTGGCTCCTCAACCTGCCGCCGCGCAGTGAGCCCTTCGTCATTAACAACGGCGGTTACTACACGCTGAACTTCCTACCATCGCTAGCGACAATGGCGCTGGGCTTATTGGCTGGACAAACCCTTAAGAGAGACCGGACAGCGCAAGCCAAGCTGCTGTGGCACTTCGGCTGGGGAACCGTGCTCATCGGGATAGGCGTTGCGCTCGATCTCAGCGGCGTCTGCCCACTGGTAAAGAAGAATTGGACGCCGAGCTTCACCCTCGCATCAGGCGGGCTTTGCTTGTGGATTCTCGGCGCCCTCTACGGCCTGATCGATGTGGCGGGCGTGCGGCGCTGGGCCTGGCCCGCGGGCGTGGTCGGCCGCAACCCGCTGGCGATGTACGTGATGACCTGGACGCTGGCGTCGTGGGTGCTGATGAATCTGACGACGCACCTCGGAGCCGATGCCTTCGCGGTCTTCGGCGAGACGTTCACGCTACTCGTGGGCAACCTTGCGGTGGGCCTCGTGTTGTGGCTGATTTGTTGGTGGATGGATCGCAATAAGGTTTATCTACGTGTGTAA
- a CDS encoding ATP-grasp domain-containing protein, giving the protein MIYLATCSDHPAGVPEDHLLLDALSSQSQAAAIRPWDSGDWRLASEDLCVIRSTWNYIAKRDAFVVWRRAVAERGRLVNPLDVIEWNIDKKYLLELQSRGAPTVPTVLVAEGVACRLEEHFAAFGCEELVVKPTVGAGSSGLEIHSLNDLEPNADGVRSWTYDVLFQPLVPAIRTVGEWSLVFVAGEFQHAVRKRPTRGDIRSQPEFGAIVTAETPPRHVLDAAKQTIEAGPATTFARIDLVDNGGTALLMEAEYIEPQLFLEGQPGTVRALAEALAELHG; this is encoded by the coding sequence ATGATCTACCTCGCCACTTGCTCCGATCACCCCGCAGGGGTCCCCGAAGACCACCTGCTGCTCGATGCCCTGTCGTCGCAGAGTCAAGCGGCGGCGATTCGGCCTTGGGACAGCGGCGATTGGCGGCTGGCGAGCGAGGACCTCTGCGTCATTCGTTCGACTTGGAACTACATCGCTAAGCGGGACGCGTTTGTTGTGTGGCGGCGGGCTGTCGCCGAACGGGGGCGGCTGGTGAATCCGCTCGACGTGATCGAGTGGAACATCGATAAGAAGTATCTGCTCGAACTCCAGTCGCGGGGGGCGCCGACGGTCCCGACCGTGCTCGTTGCGGAGGGCGTGGCGTGTCGGCTTGAGGAGCACTTCGCTGCCTTCGGTTGTGAGGAACTGGTCGTCAAGCCGACGGTAGGCGCCGGGTCGTCGGGCTTAGAGATCCATTCGCTGAATGACCTGGAGCCCAACGCAGACGGCGTGCGGTCGTGGACTTACGACGTGCTATTCCAACCGCTCGTGCCGGCGATTCGGACCGTAGGGGAGTGGTCGCTGGTCTTTGTGGCGGGCGAGTTCCAGCACGCGGTGCGGAAGCGGCCGACGCGGGGCGATATCCGTTCGCAGCCCGAGTTCGGCGCGATCGTCACCGCCGAAACGCCGCCGCGGCATGTTTTGGACGCTGCTAAGCAAACGATTGAGGCGGGGCCGGCGACGACGTTTGCGCGGATCGATCTGGTGGACAACGGCGGGACGGCGTTGCTGATGGAGGCGGAGTACATCGAGCCGCAATTGTTTTTGGAGGGGCAGCCGGGGACAGTGCGGGCGTTAGCGGAGGCGTTGGCGGAATTGCATGGCTAA
- the ychF gene encoding redox-regulated ATPase YchF: MEAGIVGLPNVGKSTLFNALTSAGIASENYPFCTIEPNVGAVPVPDSRLDTIQSYIKTQKVIPAILQLVDIAGIVRGASEGEGLGNQFLTHIRNVDAILHVVRCFDDPDIIHVEGSVDPIRDIETIDTELMLADLQSVEQQIHKAQKNARTGDKDAKRKVEILQECHDRLAEGTPIRGLVYEDPASAKILRELQLLTSKRVLYVANVEEDDLLGEGELVKRVRERAAAEGGEVVAVCARLEAELAELDEADRAEMLESVGLTEPALASLARAAYKLLGLQSYFTAGEKEVRAWTIPIGATAPQAAGVIHTDFEKGFIRCETYSVDDLVALHTEKAIREAGKMRVEGKAYVMRDGDVCHFLFN, from the coding sequence ATGGAAGCTGGCATCGTTGGCCTGCCGAACGTCGGCAAGAGCACCCTGTTTAACGCCCTCACCTCGGCCGGGATCGCCAGCGAGAACTACCCGTTCTGCACGATCGAGCCCAACGTCGGCGCCGTCCCCGTCCCCGACTCGCGGCTGGACACCATCCAGTCCTACATCAAGACGCAGAAGGTGATCCCCGCCATCCTCCAGCTCGTGGACATCGCTGGCATCGTCCGCGGCGCCAGCGAGGGCGAGGGCCTCGGCAACCAGTTCCTCACCCACATCCGCAACGTCGACGCCATCCTGCACGTCGTCCGCTGCTTCGACGACCCCGACATCATCCACGTCGAGGGCTCGGTCGATCCGATCCGCGACATCGAGACCATCGACACCGAGCTGATGCTGGCCGACCTGCAATCGGTCGAGCAGCAAATCCACAAAGCACAGAAGAACGCCCGCACCGGCGACAAGGACGCCAAGCGCAAGGTCGAGATCTTGCAGGAGTGCCACGACCGCCTCGCCGAAGGCACGCCGATCCGTGGCCTTGTGTATGAAGACCCGGCCTCAGCAAAAATCCTCCGCGAGTTGCAACTGCTCACGTCGAAGCGTGTGTTGTACGTCGCCAACGTCGAAGAGGACGACCTTCTCGGCGAAGGCGAACTCGTGAAGCGCGTCCGCGAACGGGCCGCGGCCGAGGGGGGCGAGGTCGTGGCGGTCTGTGCACGGCTGGAAGCGGAGCTCGCCGAACTCGACGAAGCGGACCGCGCCGAGATGCTCGAGTCGGTCGGCCTCACCGAGCCGGCGCTGGCGTCGCTCGCGCGGGCGGCCTACAAGCTGCTCGGCCTACAGAGCTACTTCACCGCCGGCGAGAAAGAAGTCCGCGCCTGGACGATCCCCATCGGCGCCACCGCCCCCCAAGCCGCCGGCGTGATCCACACCGACTTCGAGAAAGGCTTCATCCGCTGCGAGACGTACTCCGTCGATGACCTCGTCGCCCTCCACACGGAGAAAGCAATCCGCGAAGCGGGCAAGATGCGCGTCGAGGGGAAGGCGTATGTGATGCGCGACGGGGATGTGTGTCACTTTTTGTTCAATTAG
- a CDS encoding tetratricopeptide repeat protein, translating to MSTSKLLSVYLTLVLLLAGGAPVLAQEAAPTETPAAEPAEEAAPAADVAADDSAVEDGDAVDEEEPGEGDDAAAMEEAEPTEDGAVEDKASEGEAADEKPAANPAEPEDPENPGAAELNRAIELKLDADDLQDLNEVVDLLDEGLSKGLDPENSDFAEEMLVATLLQRAASFSQVVLSQPIADPRRDPRWIQIRQYALTDLQRVVALDPKQSQAWLLLGRLQSLPLGSSSEARRALTQVIRLAEEAANDPEAETPEPTAIAQAYALRGAAQKDGASRLEDFNKAIELDPEKEEYLLLRAQAHRADGDGKACLADIEKAIETAPENPKAYELKALALLMLDRQEEALEAFNKASELAPELLTPYQYRSELLSQQGKVDEAIAELDKSLKLQPNNLASLLIRAQLLSENEEYEKALQDVESILKQQPALVRAHQMKAQLLNQLGRTDEAVAMLEKLIGIDPNLTELQLQLLGIYTEKQMAPEAIELATKILEAAEAAGENGASESSDLVRRLRGDMYLYAGDHEEAIADFEKALEKNPNEPGVLNNYAWTLATSPYASVRDGKKAVELATKAAEVTEYAAPHILSTLAASYAEAGDFEQAVKRAEEAIAKADELKTLDDYDGQLEAELQCYKSGEPWRELQKLDVAGPASEADKEIAEAEKSADDKPMTTEPKANAPTPPATIDDTPARSIDF from the coding sequence ATGTCAACTTCTAAGTTGCTCTCCGTCTACCTGACGCTCGTCCTCCTGCTAGCAGGGGGAGCGCCCGTTCTGGCCCAAGAAGCGGCGCCGACCGAGACCCCGGCTGCAGAACCGGCCGAAGAAGCCGCCCCGGCTGCCGATGTAGCCGCCGACGACTCGGCCGTGGAAGACGGCGACGCCGTTGATGAAGAGGAGCCCGGGGAGGGAGACGACGCGGCGGCGATGGAAGAGGCGGAGCCCACCGAGGACGGCGCCGTTGAAGACAAGGCCTCCGAAGGAGAGGCCGCCGACGAGAAACCGGCCGCAAATCCCGCCGAGCCCGAGGACCCCGAGAACCCCGGCGCAGCCGAACTGAACCGGGCGATCGAGCTCAAGCTCGACGCGGACGACCTGCAAGACCTCAACGAGGTCGTCGATCTTTTGGACGAAGGCCTCTCCAAGGGCCTCGACCCGGAGAACTCCGACTTCGCCGAGGAGATGCTCGTCGCCACGCTGCTGCAACGCGCGGCGAGCTTCTCGCAGGTGGTGCTCAGCCAGCCGATCGCCGACCCGAGGCGTGACCCGCGTTGGATCCAGATCCGCCAGTACGCGCTAACGGACCTGCAGCGCGTCGTCGCGCTCGACCCGAAGCAGTCGCAGGCGTGGCTGCTGTTGGGGCGGTTGCAGTCGCTGCCGCTGGGCAGCTCGAGCGAGGCGCGTCGGGCGCTGACGCAGGTGATCCGTCTCGCCGAAGAAGCGGCCAACGACCCCGAGGCCGAGACGCCCGAGCCCACCGCTATCGCCCAAGCGTACGCGCTCCGCGGCGCGGCGCAGAAGGACGGGGCCAGCCGGTTGGAGGACTTCAACAAGGCGATCGAACTCGACCCCGAGAAAGAAGAGTACCTCTTGCTCCGCGCGCAAGCCCACCGCGCCGACGGCGACGGCAAGGCGTGCCTGGCGGACATCGAGAAGGCGATCGAGACGGCGCCGGAGAATCCCAAAGCCTACGAGCTGAAGGCGCTGGCCCTGCTGATGCTCGATCGGCAGGAAGAGGCGCTCGAGGCGTTCAACAAGGCGTCGGAACTCGCGCCGGAGTTGCTCACGCCCTACCAATACCGCAGCGAGCTGCTCAGCCAGCAGGGCAAGGTCGACGAGGCGATCGCCGAACTCGACAAGTCGCTCAAGCTGCAACCGAACAACTTGGCGTCGCTCTTGATCCGCGCGCAGCTGCTCTCCGAGAACGAGGAGTACGAGAAGGCGCTCCAGGACGTCGAGTCGATTCTCAAGCAACAGCCCGCCCTGGTCCGCGCGCACCAAATGAAGGCCCAGCTGCTCAACCAACTCGGCCGCACGGACGAAGCGGTCGCGATGCTCGAGAAGCTGATCGGCATCGACCCGAACCTGACCGAGCTCCAGCTACAGCTGCTCGGCATCTATACCGAGAAGCAGATGGCGCCCGAGGCGATCGAGCTGGCGACGAAAATCCTTGAAGCCGCCGAAGCTGCCGGGGAGAACGGTGCCAGTGAGTCCAGCGACCTTGTGCGGCGCTTGCGTGGCGACATGTACCTCTATGCCGGCGATCACGAGGAAGCGATCGCCGACTTCGAGAAGGCGCTAGAGAAGAACCCGAACGAGCCGGGCGTGCTCAACAACTACGCCTGGACGCTGGCCACGAGCCCCTACGCGTCGGTCCGCGACGGCAAGAAGGCGGTCGAGCTGGCGACCAAGGCGGCCGAGGTGACCGAGTACGCCGCGCCGCACATCCTCAGCACACTCGCCGCGTCGTACGCCGAGGCGGGCGACTTCGAGCAAGCGGTGAAACGCGCCGAGGAAGCGATCGCCAAGGCGGACGAACTGAAGACGCTCGACGACTACGACGGCCAGCTCGAGGCCGAGCTGCAATGCTACAAGTCGGGGGAGCCCTGGCGCGAGTTGCAGAAGCTCGACGTCGCGGGCCCGGCGAGCGAAGCCGACAAGGAGATCGCGGAGGCCGAGAAGTCCGCCGACGATAAGCCCATGACGACCGAGCCGAAGGCCAACGCCCCAACGCCGCCGGCGACGATCGACGACACGCCGGCGCGGTCGATCGATTTCTGA